The following proteins come from a genomic window of Gottfriedia acidiceleris:
- a CDS encoding HD family phosphohydrolase, with amino-acid sequence MNSLQALIQRFKNQTLVILLCTIAFSLLSFLLLVSHVRPVKYDIQLLSIADDNIYSPITIEDKGATAKKRLEAAARVEDVYKYEESYTQKRIDIVNSIFDIVTEVKNENAKSDNPTGQALIDKETSDVKKKLPDDIRKNLEDSVFSTLVRSSEEQLNITKASLNTAINNVMSEEITTNQIEESRGKLRNELSYVSVNPSLKDAMISIGEFAIVPNYFFDAEETKERKRLESESVDSVYILQGQVLVKAGETITKEKYDQLKLVGLIKNKQSIQPYIGLILLIGVLAYFVLKQTAALKEKGNIYIVTYYSIVIFTILILKIVSLFQKVEFSGLVYVAPVAIGTLLIKFLLGNRYLMVSSIIFSICGSLMFNEDVNGAINYSTGIYILFSSITVLFLNEVKNKRSMILHAGFLISLVNIATLFSLILIRNGQYSSVEIGIYLLMGLTSGVLSSVITMGILPFVEDSFGMVSSFKLVELGSPNHPLLRKILLEAPGTYHHSIMVANLAEGACEAIGANGLLARVGAYYHDIGKTNNPGFFIENQMGGHNPHDRIKPIQSKDIILRHVSDGVKILKKYNLPKDIIDIAAEHHGTTLLKYFYYKEKETNPDVKESDFRYPGPKAHSKESAIVGIADSVEAAVRSLKDPDMEKIEVLVSSIMHDRLNDGQFAMCELNLKELHIVEKSLCETLKGTFHSRIQYPDER; translated from the coding sequence ATGAATAGTTTGCAAGCTTTAATTCAGCGTTTTAAGAATCAAACTCTTGTCATATTACTATGTACTATTGCATTCAGCTTATTAAGTTTTCTTCTTTTAGTTAGTCATGTTAGACCGGTAAAATACGACATTCAGCTATTATCAATTGCTGATGATAATATTTATTCACCTATCACGATTGAGGACAAAGGAGCGACGGCTAAAAAGCGACTTGAGGCTGCAGCAAGAGTTGAGGATGTATATAAATATGAGGAAAGTTATACACAAAAACGGATAGACATTGTAAATTCAATTTTTGATATTGTAACAGAAGTGAAAAATGAAAATGCAAAGAGTGATAATCCTACAGGACAAGCATTAATTGATAAAGAAACAAGTGATGTTAAGAAAAAGCTACCTGATGATATTCGTAAAAACTTAGAAGATAGTGTATTTAGCACTTTAGTTAGATCGTCAGAAGAACAGTTAAATATTACGAAAGCTTCGTTAAATACGGCTATTAACAATGTAATGTCTGAGGAAATTACGACGAACCAAATTGAAGAATCTCGTGGAAAGCTTCGAAACGAATTATCATATGTAAGCGTTAATCCTTCACTAAAGGATGCGATGATCTCAATTGGTGAGTTTGCGATAGTGCCAAACTACTTTTTTGATGCAGAGGAGACAAAAGAGAGAAAACGTCTAGAAAGTGAAAGTGTAGATAGTGTTTATATTTTACAAGGACAAGTCTTAGTTAAAGCCGGAGAGACCATTACAAAGGAAAAATATGATCAATTAAAATTAGTTGGCTTAATAAAAAACAAACAGTCGATTCAACCGTATATTGGATTAATTTTATTAATTGGAGTATTGGCGTACTTTGTATTGAAGCAAACTGCAGCTTTAAAAGAAAAAGGGAATATATACATCGTTACATACTATAGCATTGTAATTTTTACCATCTTAATTTTGAAAATTGTAAGCTTGTTTCAAAAAGTTGAGTTTTCTGGCCTTGTATATGTAGCTCCAGTTGCGATTGGGACTTTATTGATAAAGTTTTTATTAGGTAATCGATATTTAATGGTTTCGTCGATTATTTTCTCTATTTGCGGTAGTTTAATGTTTAACGAAGATGTAAATGGCGCAATTAATTACTCGACTGGAATCTATATTTTATTTAGTTCAATCACCGTTTTATTTTTAAATGAGGTTAAAAATAAGCGTTCAATGATTCTCCATGCAGGATTTTTAATTTCGCTTGTTAATATTGCTACTCTGTTTTCTTTAATCTTAATTCGGAATGGTCAATATTCATCAGTAGAAATCGGGATATATTTATTGATGGGACTTACTTCTGGCGTTTTATCAAGTGTCATTACGATGGGGATATTACCTTTTGTAGAAGATTCGTTTGGAATGGTGTCCTCATTTAAACTTGTTGAGTTAGGTAGTCCAAATCATCCTTTATTAAGAAAAATTTTATTAGAAGCCCCGGGTACATACCATCATAGTATAATGGTTGCAAATTTAGCTGAAGGTGCTTGTGAAGCGATCGGTGCAAATGGTTTGTTAGCTAGGGTAGGAGCATATTATCATGATATCGGTAAAACGAATAATCCAGGATTCTTTATAGAAAATCAAATGGGTGGTCATAATCCTCATGACCGTATTAAACCGATTCAAAGTAAAGATATCATTTTAAGGCATGTAAGTGATGGAGTAAAAATACTAAAAAAATATAATTTGCCAAAAGATATTATTGATATTGCAGCGGAGCATCATGGTACAACTTTATTAAAGTATTTTTATTATAAGGAAAAAGAGACGAATCCTGACGTTAAAGAAAGTGATTTTAGATATCCAGGTCCAAAAGCCCATTCAAAGGAATCGGCAATTGTAGGAATTGCTGATAGTGTTGAAGCAGCAGTTCGTTCGTTAAAGGACCCAGATATGGAAAAAATCGAGGTATTAGTTTCTTCCATTATGCATGACCGTTTGAATGATGGTCAGTTTGCAATGTGTGAATTAAATTTAAAAGAATTACATATTGTTGAGAAATCATTGTGTGAGACTTTAAAAGGAACTTTCCATTCAAGAATACAGTATCCAGATGAAAGATAA
- the ybeY gene encoding rRNA maturation RNase YbeY, with protein MVQLEIDFIDETNEVTKEQQSDIKGLLECALEYEGVTGEVEIAVSFVDDERIHEINKEYREKDRATDVISFPMEELGEGEIEITGVDLPRTLGDIVISIPTTKRQAEEYGHSFRRELGFLAVHGCLHLLGYDHMNEADEKVMFTKQKEILEKYGLERL; from the coding sequence ATGGTTCAACTAGAAATTGATTTTATAGATGAAACAAATGAAGTGACTAAAGAACAGCAATCTGATATAAAGGGTTTACTAGAGTGCGCACTTGAATATGAGGGTGTTACGGGTGAAGTTGAAATTGCAGTTTCATTTGTAGATGATGAAAGAATTCATGAAATTAATAAAGAATATCGAGAAAAAGACCGTGCTACTGATGTTATTTCATTTCCAATGGAAGAATTAGGAGAAGGCGAGATTGAAATCACTGGAGTGGACTTACCACGTACTTTAGGTGATATTGTCATTTCAATTCCTACTACTAAGAGACAGGCTGAGGAGTATGGTCATTCATTCCGCCGTGAATTAGGTTTTTTAGCAGTTCACGGATGTTTACATTTACTTGGTTATGATCATATGAATGAAGCCGATGAGAAAGTGATGTTTACAAAACAAAAGGAAATATTAGAAAAATATGGCCTTGAAAGACTCTAA
- a CDS encoding diacylglycerol kinase family protein has translation MALKDSKKRASLFKSFGFAFSGIFNVIKNERNIKIQLFAALISIGLAFYLHISRIDWLILLLIITIVISLELVNSSIEAVVDLASPNKHPLAKKAKDVAAGAVLIAAIVSIIIGALLFFPYFTILR, from the coding sequence ATGGCCTTGAAAGACTCTAAAAAAAGAGCGTCATTATTTAAATCTTTTGGTTTTGCATTTAGTGGTATATTTAACGTCATTAAGAATGAGAGGAATATAAAAATCCAATTATTTGCAGCACTCATTTCAATTGGACTTGCGTTTTATTTACATATTAGCCGAATAGATTGGTTAATCCTACTACTTATTATTACAATTGTCATTTCGCTAGAGCTAGTTAATTCTTCAATTGAAGCAGTTGTAGATTTAGCATCACCTAATAAACATCCTTTAGCAAAAAAAGCGAAGGATGTGGCAGCAGGGGCGGTGTTAATCGCTGCAATCGTTTCAATCATTATAGGTGCTTTGCTATTTTTTCCGTATTTTACTATACTACGTTAA
- a CDS encoding cytidine deaminase, translating into MDKQQLINEAIKARVNAYVPYSKFQVGAALLTKDGQVIHGCNIENASYGLTNCAERTALFKAYSEGITEFSAVAVVADTEGPVAPCGACRQVLFELSGPDTIVYLSNLNGAIQETTVKELLPGAFTSEDLNE; encoded by the coding sequence ATGGATAAACAACAACTTATAAATGAAGCGATAAAAGCTAGAGTAAATGCATATGTACCATATTCGAAGTTCCAAGTTGGTGCAGCTTTACTTACAAAGGATGGTCAAGTTATTCATGGTTGTAATATAGAAAATGCATCATATGGTCTAACGAATTGTGCAGAACGAACTGCATTATTTAAAGCATATTCAGAAGGCATTACGGAGTTTTCAGCAGTTGCAGTAGTCGCTGATACCGAGGGACCTGTTGCTCCTTGTGGGGCATGCCGTCAAGTTTTATTTGAACTTAGTGGTCCAGATACAATCGTATATTTATCAAACTTAAATGGAGCAATCCAAGAAACAACAGTAAAAGAATTATTGCCAGGAGCATTTACATCGGAGGATTTGAATGAATAA
- the era gene encoding GTPase Era, producing MNKESYKSGFVSIIGRPNVGKSTFLNRVIGQKIAIMSDKPQTTRNKIQGVFTEDDAQIVFIDTPGIHKPKHKLGDFMVKVAQDSIKDVDATLFMINANEGFGRGDEFIIEKLQGSRSPVILVINKIDTIHPDQLFDLINKYKDLFQFAEIVPISALQGNNVDRLLKVIKTYLPEGPQYYPANQVTDHPERFIISELIREKVLHLTREEVPHSIAVIIEQIERRPEGNAIYVNATIVVERSSQKGIIIGKQGSMLKEVGKRARLDIENLLDTKVFLELWVKVQKDWRNRMSQLRDLGFREDEY from the coding sequence ATGAATAAAGAAAGTTATAAATCAGGTTTTGTCTCAATTATAGGTAGACCAAATGTAGGGAAAAGTACATTCCTAAATCGAGTAATAGGTCAAAAAATAGCTATAATGAGTGATAAGCCTCAAACTACTCGTAATAAAATTCAAGGCGTCTTTACAGAAGATGATGCACAAATTGTCTTTATTGACACGCCAGGAATCCATAAACCAAAACACAAACTTGGTGATTTTATGGTAAAGGTAGCCCAAGATTCAATTAAGGATGTTGACGCTACGTTATTTATGATAAATGCCAATGAAGGATTTGGTCGTGGAGATGAATTCATTATTGAGAAGCTGCAAGGAAGTCGTAGTCCAGTAATTTTAGTTATTAATAAAATTGATACAATTCATCCTGATCAGTTATTTGATTTAATCAATAAATACAAAGATTTATTCCAATTTGCTGAAATTGTTCCGATCTCAGCATTACAAGGGAATAATGTCGATCGCTTATTAAAAGTTATTAAAACTTATCTACCAGAAGGTCCGCAATATTATCCTGCAAATCAAGTAACAGATCATCCTGAAAGATTTATCATTTCAGAATTAATAAGAGAAAAAGTATTGCATTTGACTAGAGAAGAGGTTCCTCATTCAATTGCTGTTATTATTGAGCAAATTGAAAGAAGACCAGAAGGAAATGCAATATACGTTAATGCCACAATTGTCGTTGAAAGGTCTTCCCAAAAAGGAATCATTATCGGTAAGCAAGGTAGCATGTTAAAAGAGGTTGGCAAGCGTGCACGTTTAGATATAGAAAACTTGCTTGATACAAAAGTATTCTTAGAGTTATGGGTTAAGGTTCAAAAAGATTGGCGTAACCGTATGTCTCAATTAAGAGATTTAGGTTTCCGTGAGGATGAGTATTAA
- a CDS encoding YqzL family protein, whose translation MLNFTWDVFSKTGNVETYLLFKQLEQEHVDQKSYIDEEIADIDSLHT comes from the coding sequence ATGTTGAATTTTACCTGGGATGTCTTTTCTAAAACTGGAAATGTTGAGACATATTTATTGTTTAAGCAGCTTGAACAGGAACATGTGGATCAGAAAAGTTACATTGATGAAGAAATAGCTGATATTGATTCCCTACATACTTAA
- the recO gene encoding DNA repair protein RecO, which yields MLQRVEGIVLRANAYGESNVIITLLTRELGKIGVVARGAKKTNSRLASVTQLFTYGSFLIQKGSGLGTLSQGELIDSFRELRSDLVATAYASIVVELTDKAVEEKKNNPYLFELVLQLLQHMNEGADAEVLTYLFMTKMIPVLGYHPFFDQCVNCRCSANENIFVAFSVKEGGFLCQRCKHTDPYAFSVTEKSVKLMRLFYHFDVNRLGKIEVSEATKKNLQQILFSYYDEYSGIYLKSRKFLEQLKNMENFLKTDKNSET from the coding sequence TTGTTACAGCGTGTAGAAGGAATTGTATTAAGGGCAAACGCTTATGGAGAATCAAATGTTATTATTACTCTCTTAACAAGAGAATTAGGTAAGATAGGAGTTGTGGCAAGAGGAGCAAAGAAGACGAATAGTCGACTTGCTTCTGTTACACAACTCTTTACATATGGGTCGTTTTTAATTCAAAAAGGATCTGGTTTAGGTACTTTAAGTCAAGGAGAACTGATTGATTCATTTCGTGAATTAAGAAGTGATTTAGTTGCAACTGCGTATGCTTCGATTGTTGTAGAACTTACTGATAAAGCGGTTGAAGAGAAAAAAAATAATCCATATTTATTTGAATTGGTCCTTCAATTACTACAACACATGAATGAAGGCGCAGACGCTGAAGTTTTGACTTATTTATTTATGACGAAAATGATACCTGTATTAGGATATCACCCATTTTTTGATCAATGTGTGAATTGTAGATGTAGTGCAAATGAAAATATATTTGTAGCCTTTTCTGTTAAAGAAGGTGGGTTTTTATGTCAGCGTTGTAAACATACTGATCCATATGCTTTTTCTGTTACTGAAAAGTCGGTTAAGTTAATGAGATTATTTTATCATTTTGATGTAAATCGACTTGGAAAAATTGAGGTTAGTGAAGCAACAAAGAAAAACTTACAACAAATTTTGTTTTCTTACTATGATGAATATAGTGGAATCTATTTAAAGTCACGAAAGTTTTTAGAGCAATTAAAAAATATGGAAAATTTTCTGAAAACTGATAAAAATTCAGAAACCTAA
- a CDS encoding helix-turn-helix transcriptional regulator, with the protein MREIELTKRQTQILEIVKNNGPITGEHIADKLALTRATLRPDLAILTMTGFLEARPRVGYYYTGRTSGAQVIDRIKKLTVKEFQAIPVVVDRSSSVYDAIVTMFLEDVGTLFVVDQNSILTGVLSRKDLLRASIGNKDLHTLPVDIIMTRMPNITICYKDDTIYNVAKSLIEKQIDAVPVVRESEHGLEVIGRFTKTNFTRAIVDLMNNDMF; encoded by the coding sequence GTGAGGGAAATCGAACTGACAAAGCGACAAACTCAAATACTTGAAATTGTAAAAAATAATGGACCAATTACAGGTGAACATATAGCTGATAAGCTAGCACTTACAAGAGCTACGCTTCGCCCGGATTTAGCTATTCTTACAATGACTGGTTTTTTAGAGGCAAGACCACGAGTAGGATATTATTACACAGGTAGAACAAGCGGTGCACAAGTCATTGACAGAATTAAAAAATTGACTGTAAAGGAATTTCAGGCGATTCCAGTTGTAGTAGATCGAAGTTCATCAGTGTATGATGCAATTGTTACAATGTTTCTTGAAGATGTAGGAACTTTATTTGTTGTTGATCAAAATTCGATTTTAACCGGAGTACTTTCGAGAAAAGACTTACTCCGTGCAAGTATAGGAAATAAAGATTTGCATACATTACCCGTAGATATTATCATGACGAGGATGCCAAACATTACAATTTGCTATAAAGATGATACAATTTATAATGTAGCTAAGAGTTTAATTGAAAAACAAATTGATGCTGTCCCTGTTGTTCGTGAAAGTGAGCATGGACTTGAGGTAATTGGTCGATTTACAAAAACAAATTTTACTCGTGCGATTGTAGACTTAATGAACAATGATATGTTTTAG
- a CDS encoding pyruvate, water dikinase regulatory protein has product MGNSIVYVVSDSVGETAEHVVKAAISQFHEKFEIRRVPYVEDNATLIEIVQVAKENNGIIVFTLVKPDMRKKLLEESQSAGVIVYDLIGPLIDKISTIHKLEPRNEPGVVRKLDEDYFQRIEAIEFAVKYDDGRDPRGIEKADIVLIGVSRTSKTPLSQYLAHKGFKVANVPLVPEVDPPEQLLNVPKEKCIGLMISPEKLNHIRKERLISLGLHDGASYANISRIEEELKHFNNVVKQIGCKVVDVSSKAVEESANVILNYYYQNRQIR; this is encoded by the coding sequence ATGGGCAATTCAATCGTTTATGTTGTATCAGATTCTGTTGGTGAAACAGCAGAGCATGTCGTAAAGGCAGCTATTAGTCAATTTCATGAAAAATTCGAGATTAGACGTGTACCATACGTTGAAGATAATGCAACATTAATTGAAATAGTTCAAGTAGCAAAAGAAAATAATGGTATTATCGTATTTACATTAGTAAAACCTGATATGAGAAAGAAATTATTAGAGGAATCGCAAAGTGCTGGTGTAATCGTATATGACTTAATCGGTCCATTAATCGATAAAATTTCAACGATTCATAAACTTGAACCTAGAAATGAACCTGGTGTTGTCCGCAAACTAGATGAAGATTATTTCCAACGGATTGAGGCAATTGAATTTGCCGTTAAATATGATGATGGAAGAGACCCAAGAGGTATTGAAAAAGCTGATATAGTCTTAATCGGTGTATCTAGAACATCAAAGACTCCTTTATCACAATATCTTGCTCATAAAGGATTTAAAGTTGCCAATGTGCCTTTAGTTCCAGAAGTTGATCCACCAGAACAACTACTTAATGTTCCAAAAGAAAAGTGCATAGGACTAATGATTTCTCCAGAAAAGTTAAATCATATTCGAAAAGAAAGATTAATTTCATTAGGACTTCACGACGGAGCTAGTTATGCTAATATTTCAAGAATTGAAGAAGAACTAAAACACTTCAATAATGTTGTTAAACAAATTGGCTGTAAAGTTGTAGATGTTTCAAGTAAGGCAGTAGAAGAATCCGCTAATGTAATATTAAATTACTATTACCAAAATAGGCAGATTAGATAA
- the dnaG gene encoding DNA primase translates to MGNRIPDELVEQVRQSVDIVDVVSEYVPLKKQGRNYFGLCPFHGESTPSFSVSPEKQIFHCFGCGAGGNAISFIMQLEGLNFQESVHQLAKKTNITLPSDTVDTVKNPQATEQGIMLEAHEFVKKYYHHLLVNTTEGKQALEYLLNRGISREEIKHFELGVALDSWDAVTKVLEKRGYPMPIMEKAGLVVRSERDGNYYDRFRNRLIFPIHNHQGKIVAFSGRIMGEGSPKYLNSPESSIFHKGKLLYQFYQAKNVMRKQNRAILMEGFADVISAFRAGVHDAVATMGTSLTEDQAKVLKTTVDQIILCYDSDQAGINATEKAAKVLQKEGFTIKVAQMPDGLDPDEYIRKFGPEKFNTSIIEASVSLMSFKMQYHRKGKNLLDETVKFQYIKEMLQEIAKLSQLIEQDYYLNQLSKEFSISIEVLKKEFGQYSNQANRISNVTEVKTDIKRDITTKTLLPAHVRAEQLLLAHMLNSSEVAEKVRQQYQGLFYNNDYSEIIIHLYAYYEEGNESNISKFMNYLPSKRLLEVVSKIVNLQIAPELTERELKDYLDALNNYDKQQRIREKEIDLKKAEREGDFVKAATILQQITQLRSSMKYVK, encoded by the coding sequence ATGGGAAACAGAATTCCCGATGAACTTGTCGAGCAGGTTCGTCAGTCAGTTGACATAGTTGATGTAGTAAGTGAGTATGTTCCTCTGAAAAAACAAGGAAGAAATTATTTTGGACTTTGTCCTTTTCATGGAGAAAGCACACCATCTTTTTCTGTGTCTCCTGAAAAACAAATTTTTCATTGTTTTGGATGCGGTGCTGGAGGAAATGCGATTTCTTTCATTATGCAGCTTGAAGGACTTAACTTTCAAGAATCTGTCCATCAGCTTGCAAAAAAGACAAATATCACTTTACCTTCAGATACAGTTGACACAGTCAAGAATCCACAAGCTACTGAGCAAGGCATTATGCTTGAAGCTCATGAGTTTGTCAAAAAGTACTATCATCATCTATTAGTTAACACAACAGAAGGTAAACAAGCATTAGAATACCTACTTAACAGAGGAATTTCTAGAGAGGAAATAAAGCATTTTGAGCTTGGGGTTGCTTTAGATTCTTGGGATGCTGTTACTAAGGTGTTAGAAAAACGTGGCTATCCTATGCCAATCATGGAGAAAGCTGGTCTAGTTGTTCGAAGTGAACGTGATGGTAATTACTATGATCGATTTAGAAATCGATTAATTTTTCCAATTCATAACCATCAAGGAAAAATTGTTGCATTCAGTGGAAGAATAATGGGTGAAGGTTCACCAAAATATTTAAATAGTCCTGAATCTTCAATTTTCCATAAAGGAAAATTATTATATCAATTTTACCAAGCAAAGAATGTCATGCGAAAGCAAAATCGGGCAATCTTGATGGAAGGTTTTGCAGATGTCATTTCTGCGTTTAGAGCTGGTGTCCATGATGCAGTTGCAACCATGGGAACTTCATTAACAGAGGATCAAGCGAAAGTCTTGAAAACAACTGTTGACCAAATTATTCTATGCTATGATTCAGATCAGGCTGGTATTAATGCAACTGAGAAAGCAGCTAAAGTTCTTCAAAAAGAAGGATTTACAATTAAAGTTGCACAAATGCCTGATGGCTTAGATCCTGATGAATATATAAGAAAATTTGGTCCAGAAAAATTTAATACCTCTATTATTGAAGCTAGTGTATCATTAATGAGTTTTAAAATGCAATATCATCGAAAAGGAAAAAATCTTTTAGATGAAACTGTTAAATTTCAGTATATAAAAGAAATGCTACAAGAAATTGCTAAACTAAGTCAACTGATCGAACAAGATTATTACTTAAATCAACTCTCAAAAGAGTTTTCTATCTCGATTGAAGTACTTAAGAAGGAATTTGGACAATATAGTAATCAGGCAAATCGTATATCTAATGTAACAGAAGTAAAAACTGATATCAAACGCGATATTACTACTAAGACACTTCTTCCTGCACATGTTAGAGCGGAACAATTACTTTTAGCTCATATGTTAAATAGCAGTGAGGTGGCTGAAAAAGTAAGACAGCAATATCAGGGTCTATTCTACAATAATGATTATTCCGAGATTATAATCCATCTTTATGCTTATTATGAAGAGGGCAATGAGTCTAATATTAGTAAATTTATGAATTACCTTCCTTCAAAAAGGTTACTTGAAGTAGTTTCAAAAATTGTCAATTTACAGATAGCACCTGAACTAACAGAGCGAGAGTTAAAGGATTATTTAGATGCATTAAACAACTATGATAAACAACAACGTATACGTGAAAAAGAAATAGATCTGAAAAAAGCCGAACGTGAAGGAGATTTTGTAAAAGCTGCAACGATTCTCCAACAAATCACACAGCTAAGATCTAGTATGAAATATGTTAAATGA
- the rpoD gene encoding RNA polymerase sigma factor RpoD: protein MADKSARSKDTETEVTLDQVKALLIENSKKRGVITYEEIADRLNGFEIDSDQLEEFYEQLGEQGIDIVGDADDEPRGTQLEKEEEFDLNDLSVPPGVKINDPVRMYLKEIGRVDLLSGQDEINLAKRIEEGDEEAKRRLAEANLRLVVSIAKRYVGRGMLFLDLIQEGNMGLIKAVEKFDYRKGYKFSTYATWWIRQAITRAIADQARTIRIPVHMVETINKLIRVQRQLLQDLGREPSPEEIGEEMDLPPEKVREILKIAQEPVSLETPIGEEDDSHLGDFIEDSEATSPAEHAAYEMLKEQLEDVLDTLTDREENVLRLRFGLDDGRTRTLEEVGKVFGVTRERIRQIEAKALRKLRHPSRSKRLKDFLE, encoded by the coding sequence ATGGCTGATAAATCGGCTCGTTCTAAAGATACGGAAACAGAAGTAACACTTGATCAAGTAAAAGCATTATTAATTGAAAATAGTAAAAAACGTGGTGTAATTACATATGAAGAAATTGCAGATCGTTTAAACGGATTTGAAATTGATTCAGATCAACTTGAAGAATTTTATGAGCAACTAGGTGAACAAGGTATTGACATTGTTGGTGACGCTGATGATGAACCTAGAGGAACTCAATTAGAGAAGGAAGAAGAATTTGACTTAAATGATTTAAGTGTTCCTCCTGGAGTAAAAATTAATGATCCAGTACGTATGTACCTAAAAGAAATTGGCCGAGTTGATTTACTTTCTGGACAAGATGAAATCAATTTAGCGAAACGTATTGAAGAAGGCGATGAAGAAGCGAAACGACGCCTAGCAGAAGCGAACTTACGATTAGTAGTAAGTATTGCAAAACGTTATGTAGGACGCGGTATGCTGTTCTTAGACCTTATTCAAGAAGGTAATATGGGATTAATCAAAGCCGTTGAAAAGTTTGATTATCGTAAAGGTTATAAATTTAGTACATATGCGACTTGGTGGATTCGTCAAGCAATTACTCGTGCAATTGCAGACCAAGCAAGAACAATCCGTATTCCAGTTCATATGGTGGAAACAATTAACAAATTAATTCGTGTTCAACGTCAATTGCTTCAAGATCTAGGTCGCGAGCCATCTCCTGAAGAAATTGGTGAAGAAATGGATTTACCACCAGAAAAAGTTAGAGAAATCCTTAAAATTGCTCAAGAGCCAGTTTCATTAGAAACACCAATTGGTGAAGAAGATGATTCACACTTAGGTGATTTCATTGAAGATTCTGAAGCAACTTCACCAGCTGAGCATGCAGCTTATGAAATGCTAAAAGAGCAATTAGAAGATGTTCTTGACACATTAACAGATCGTGAAGAAAATGTTTTACGTTTACGATTTGGTTTAGATGATGGACGTACTCGTACTTTAGAAGAAGTTGGTAAAGTATTTGGAGTTACACGTGAGCGTATTCGTCAAATTGAAGCAAAAGCTCTACGTAAATTACGTCATCCAAGCCGCAGCAAACGTCTAAAAGATTTCTTAGAATAG
- the cccA gene encoding cytochrome c550, which yields MKRNPLIPFALIAALGIAVMLIISLKGAKQADEIANGDKKPAQTASTKPDEIYAQTCVSCHGDQLQGVVGPNLTKVGSRYSEDQIKNILKNGKEGGMPAGLLQGPQLDAVAKWLSEKK from the coding sequence ATGAAACGAAATCCATTAATTCCTTTTGCTCTAATTGCAGCACTAGGAATCGCAGTCATGCTAATTATTTCATTAAAAGGAGCAAAACAGGCTGATGAAATTGCTAACGGTGATAAAAAACCGGCGCAAACAGCATCAACTAAGCCAGATGAAATATATGCTCAAACATGTGTTAGCTGTCATGGTGATCAATTACAAGGGGTTGTAGGACCAAACTTAACTAAAGTAGGTTCAAGATACTCAGAAGATCAAATCAAAAACATTCTTAAAAACGGTAAAGAAGGCGGAATGCCAGCTGGTTTATTACAAGGACCACAATTGGATGCTGTTGCTAAATGGTTATCTGAGAAAAAATAA